Below is a genomic region from Spirosoma radiotolerans.
TATATTCAATACACTGCCTAATTTTGCGGGGTCACGCTCCTTGGAGATGAGCTCATTGGTATTTGTGAAGTATAAAACGACCCGTTTATCTTCCAACCATTGCAAGTCATTCAGGGCATCATTTAATGCTTCGAGGGTAAATGAGAAGTTTGGAATCTCAAGCAAATCGGCCATTTCTTCATAGAATTGGCGCAGGGTAAGCGCATGTTTGCCATCTACATTGGCTATAAAATCCTGGGCATGACGGACTTCAAGTTCGCGTTCCGATTTGCAGATAAGAAAGTTAGGGGTCATTTGTTTTATATAAATGATCAGTCAAAATGGACGAAAAAAATTGTTTCCACGTGAAACTGAAAATCAGACAGTTATAATCGTATGTAACCAGTTAAAACCCGGTTACTTATGTGTTTTTAAGCAAGTAATACCTGCAAAAATACAATTTGCAGGTATAAAAAAACCCTCCATCAAGGAGGGTTTTTCACGTAAAGTCAATTCAGCGAAAAGAGTGGAATCCGAGCTGCAACCATGTTATGAAACATTAATTCAGTAATCATGGGTGTCATGTATTTTATGAGTGGAAACTCCGAAATAGATTCCATCACTTCCAATTCTGAGTCGGCTTTAAAGATGCACCAGAGTTTGTGACGGTCGACCGAAAGCGAATACGACAACAGGAATCCTTTTTCCATCAATTCCTCCACTTTGAGCCGTTGGGCGGGTATGCGGTTCTCGAACCCTTCATCCAGCACGGTCGGAAGATCAAATTCAACCATATATTGGCTCATAGGCATTATTGTTAGGTAACAGCCGGGCTCAGTCGATTCCCGGCTACTAGCAAATTAACGATGTTTAGCTCATCTTCGTTAATCGAATGCGGAAAATTTGGGTACAATTTCGTCGTCACATCAGCACCCATCTGCCGAAATACGGCCTCAGATTCCAGAACCCGCTTTTTTGGTATATGTGAATCGTGATCACTACAGCCTAAAAAAATGGGTGTTTTATCGAATGACCCTTCGTAGGTACGGGGTGTTTCGTCGGGCCCAATTAACCCACCGCTTAACCCAAACACGCCCCCGTATTCTGTAGCATGACGGGCCACAAATTCAAGCATGAGGCAGGCCCCTTGTGAGAAACCCAGCCAATAAATTTGGGGCAGCTTAAAGTTAAAATCAGATTGAAGCCGAGCCCGCAGGCTAGTTAATACCTCCAGCGCTGAAGAAAGATACGGCTCGTTTTCAGTCGTGGGTCGCAGGAACGATTGTGGATACCAGGTGTTCCCCTGCGCTTCAGGCGCGATGAAGGCAAACTCTTTATCCTGAATGTAATTTGATAAAGACAGAATATCCCTCGCCGAACCACCTCGGCCATGAACCATAATCATAACTTTCGTGGCTTCCTCAAGTGGCTTTCCAGCCGTATGAATATTATTCGGATTGTGTATCATAAGATAACGGTTGGAATAGTTGGTTTATGGTTTACGCTGTTCGGTTGGCAGACGCTTCAGTAATCACATGCGTCAGCCAACCGAATAGCGTAAACCAAACAGCACAAACTTATTTGACAATAATCGTTGGTAACTCCGCTTCAATTTTCGCCCGGCGGGATTCGTATTGCGGTGGCAATTTCAGGGCTGTTCCTAACTCAGCAACCGGTTCATCAATGGCAAATCCGGGCGGGTTTGTCGCTACTTCAAACAGAATACCACCCGGCTCCCGGAAGTAAATGCTGTTGAAATAATTACGATCCTGGACCGGCGTTACATGGTAGCCGCCTTCGGCTAATTGTTCCTGAATGATTAATTGTGTTTCGTCCGAATCGGTAGAGAACGCGACGTGGTGAACCGAACCCGCACCCTGTAAGGCATGTACATCTTTGGGCGAATGCAATACATCGACGAAATTACCAGGACCGCCCAGGCCAGCTTTGAAGCGGAAGCGACCTTCCTCCTCTCCTACCAGGGTATGCTGCATCGTTTCGGTTAAAAGCTTAATGGTCCGATCCGGATTCAACTCATTTAACGTGACTGTATGGAAACCGCGAACGGCATACTCCGCCGGAATACGGCCATTGTCCCAACCCGTTCGCTGATCGTCGTCCGTGAAGACAAGCTCAATGCCCATTCCATCAAAATCTTCGAAGCGCACAAAAGTTTCTGAAAACCGTTTGTACGGTCCCGAATACGGAATGTTGCGTTCGTGGAGCCGATCCATCCAAAAGCTAAGCGATGCCGTTGGTGCCGAAAATGCAGTGTACGTTAACTGCCCGACACCCTTCCGGCCACGAGGTAATTTACCGTATGGAAAGAACGTCAGAATCGTACCGGGCGAACCTGTTTCGTTTCCGTAATACAGGTGATAGACATCAGGCGCATCGAAGTTGACTGTTTTTTTGACCAGTCGAAGCCCCAGAATATCCGTGTAATAATCAACATTCCGTTGTGTATCACCAGCCAGTGTTGTAACGTGGTGTAATCCGTTTATTAGCGTTTCCATACGATTTGTAAGCGTTTGAGAGCTGAAAAGGTTTTAATGTTTATGTATTTAATGTATATACATTTAATTTTTTGAAATCGTTCAATAAAAAACGTCCGAACTAGAAAGCCCGGACGTTCTCGAAAAAGTAGTATGAAATCAAAGCTGTTTTATTCCAGAAGAAATGGATAGTCAGCCTGCATATAAACGTCTTTAAAAGCTTCTTCAGGAGAAGGGTAAGGCGACTCTTCAGCAAACTTAACCGATTCGTCAACAATGCCTTTTATTTTCTGATCAATAGCTGCCAAATCCTCTTCGGTAGCAAACCCTTTCTCCAAAATCGCAACTTTCACTTGTTCGATTGGGTCACGAAGTTTATATTTCTCAACTTCGTCTTTTGAGCGATATTTCTGCGGATCAGACATAGAGTGACCCCGGTACCTGTAGGTGCGGAACTCCAGGAAGGTTGGGCCTTCGCCAGCGCGGGCACGTTCGGCAGCCCGGCTTACAGCCTCATGAA
It encodes:
- a CDS encoding barstar family protein, translated to MTPNFLICKSERELEVRHAQDFIANVDGKHALTLRQFYEEMADLLEIPNFSFTLEALNDALNDLQWLEDKRVVLYFTNTNELISKERDPAKLGSVLNILDATAEDWKWVDEDETFDKKELIVVFEDSPRIRKALDAESIDYALMSSLK
- a CDS encoding muconolactone Delta-isomerase family protein, producing MSQYMVEFDLPTVLDEGFENRIPAQRLKVEELMEKGFLLSYSLSVDRHKLWCIFKADSELEVMESISEFPLIKYMTPMITELMFHNMVAARIPLFSLN
- a CDS encoding alpha/beta hydrolase; the protein is MIHNPNNIHTAGKPLEEATKVMIMVHGRGGSARDILSLSNYIQDKEFAFIAPEAQGNTWYPQSFLRPTTENEPYLSSALEVLTSLRARLQSDFNFKLPQIYWLGFSQGACLMLEFVARHATEYGGVFGLSGGLIGPDETPRTYEGSFDKTPIFLGCSDHDSHIPKKRVLESEAVFRQMGADVTTKLYPNFPHSINEDELNIVNLLVAGNRLSPAVT
- a CDS encoding ring-cleaving dioxygenase: METLINGLHHVTTLAGDTQRNVDYYTDILGLRLVKKTVNFDAPDVYHLYYGNETGSPGTILTFFPYGKLPRGRKGVGQLTYTAFSAPTASLSFWMDRLHERNIPYSGPYKRFSETFVRFEDFDGMGIELVFTDDDQRTGWDNGRIPAEYAVRGFHTVTLNELNPDRTIKLLTETMQHTLVGEEEGRFRFKAGLGGPGNFVDVLHSPKDVHALQGAGSVHHVAFSTDSDETQLIIQEQLAEGGYHVTPVQDRNYFNSIYFREPGGILFEVATNPPGFAIDEPVAELGTALKLPPQYESRRAKIEAELPTIIVK